The Campylobacter armoricus sequence ATAGCTATTTAACAGGTTTTGTGCAGTTTAGAATGCTTCCTTATGTGTTTGATATCTTAACAGAAAAGCAAGAAAAGCATGAAAAACACCATATTACTCCTTTTCAAGCTTTGATGATTTCAACAGCATCAAGAGTAGGTATAGGAAATATTGCAGGTATTGCAGTAGCGGTTGTTTTAGGTGGACCTGGGGCTTTATTTTGGATGTGGGCTATGGCATTTTTTGGCGGTGCTTCAGCTTTTGCAGAAAGTACTTTAGCGCAAGTGTATAAAAGTCGTGATGGAAAAAGTTTTAAGGGTGGACCTGCTTATTATATCAGTAAAGCTTTAAATTTAAAATGGCTTGGAGCTGTTTTTGCAGTGATTTTAATTATCACTTATGCTTATGGGTTTAATGGGCTACAAAGTCAGACTATGACTTCGGCATTTGAGTTTTACTATAAAGGCATGGTTAATGCTAGCGAAGTAAGTTTTGCGCAAAGTTGGTGGCCTATTGTGATTGGGGCTATTTTAGCTGTTTTTGCTGCTTATATGTTTTTTGGTGATCATACTAAAATAGGTAAAGTAAGTTCTGTTATCGTTCCTATTATGGCGATGATTTATGTGGGGTTGTCTATCATAGCAATGTTTATGAACTTTGATAAAATTCCAGAAGTATTTTCTATGATTTTTAAAAGCGCTTTTGATTTTGAAGCTATTTTTGGTGGATTTGCGGGTTCTGCTTTGGTTATAGGTATAAAAAGAGGGTTATTTTCAAATGAGGCAGGTATGGGTTCAGCGCCAAATGCAGCAGCTTCAGCTCTTACGACTCACCCTGCAAAACAAGGAGTTATTCAAGCATTTTCTGTATTAATCGATGTGATTATTTGTACAAGTTCAGGATTTTTAGTATTATTTTCTCTTGCTTATGCAAATAATATCGGCGTAGATGGTAAGCCTATTTTAACAGCTCTACCTTTAGTACAAGAATCTATGAAAGAATATTATGGAAATTTAGGAGTGCATTTTACTACTGTTAGTATAGTTTTATTTGCTATTACTTCTTTGATAGGAAATTATTATTATGCTCAAGCAAACATTAAATACCTTACTCAAAATCCTATTATTATCAATCTTTTTAAAGCAAGTGCTGTGCTTATGATTTTTATCGGTGCAAATATGGATTTAAAATTTGCATGGGATTTAGCTGATACTACCATGGCGTTTATGGCCACAATTAATATCATTTCTATTTTATTACTTGGTGGTATAGTTAAAAAAGTATTAAAAGACTTTAGTGAGCAAAAAAGACAAGGTAGAGATCCTGTATTTAGTGCTTCAAAACTTGGTATTAAAAACGCAGAGTGTTGGGATTGATGTTAGATTATATTATTATTGCTTTGTTTATAGCTTTTATGGTTTTTCTTGTATTTGGTTTTAACCGCCAAATGCAAGAAAAAGCCAAGCAAAGAGAAGAAAAATTAAAAACAAAGAAAGATTTTAAAAAAAATAGGTAAAATACACTAAAATTTTTTAAAAAAGAGTGTAAAATGAAATTGTTAATAGAAATAGGCACAGAAGAACTTCCTGCTATTCCTTTATTAAAAGAACTTCCAAATATTAGTAAAAAATGGGAAAAGATTTTACAAGAGTATCATTTAAAATCAGAATTTAAATTTTTCTATACTCCTAGAAGATTAGTTTTTATTCATGAAACTTTTAAAGAAAAACAAGATGATTCTTTTGTGGAATTTATAGGTGCACCTAAGGGGATAGCTTATAAAGATGGAAAACTTACTCAAGCAGGACTTAGTTTTTTAGAAAAAAGTGGTTTAAAAGAGGAAGAGCTTGAATTTAAAGAAATCAAGGGTAGAGAAGTATTATATTGTCAAAAGCAAGTGCAAGGCTTACAGAGCAAAGCAGTTTTAGCACAAATGATAGAATCTTTCTTAAAAAGCTTGAGTTTTGGTAAAACTATGAGATGGGGTGATGGTAGTTTTGAATTTATCAGAGCTATTCGTTCGCTTTGTTGTATTTTAAATGATGAATTAATTGAATTTGAAAGCTATGGTGTTAAAAGTGCAAAAAGTACTTTTGTGCATAGAAGTGTTAGTTATGATTTAATGTCTTTTGAAAATATTGATGAGTATTTTAAAATTTTAGAGCAAAATTATATTATTTTAGATCAAGAACAAAGAAAAAAACTCATTATAGAGCAATTGAAAACACTTGAAAAAGAAAATGATATTATCATTGCAGAAGATGATGAGCTTTTAGCTGAAGTTGTAGCTATCACGGAGTATCCAAAAGCACTGTTAGGACATTTTGAAAAAGAATATTTAGAAATTCCAAGTGAAGTTATTATTACTTCTATGAGAGAAAATCAACGCTATTTTGCGGTATTTAAAAATAATACTTTGAGCAATCATTTTATAGTAGTTTCTAATGCAGTTTGCGAGGATTATTCTAAAATCATTAATGGAAACGAAAGGGTTTTAAGAGCAAGATTGAGCGATGCGATGTTTTTTTGGAAAAATGACTTAGCTCAGGGCTTAAATAATGAAAAAATAAGTCAAATGATTTATCTTGAAGGGCTTGGAACTTTAAAAGATAAAATTACTAGAGAGCAAAAAATTGCTGTTAAGCTTTGTGAAGTTTTTGCTAATTCTCATAAAGATGAAATTTTAAAAGCCATAGAATACTCAAAAGCTGATCTTAGCACCCAAATGGTATATGAATTTACCAATCTTCAAGGTATTATGGGGTCTTATTATGCTAAGGCTATGGGTATGGGTGACGAAATTGCTTTAGCGATTAAAGAACAATATCTTCCAAATGGTGATAATTCAGCTATGCCAAGTAGTGAATTTAGCTCTATTGTGGCTTTAGCTAGTAAGCTTGATACACTTATGGGACTTTTTTCTGTGGGAAAAATTCCAAGCGGCACAAAGGATCCTTATGCTTTAAGAAGAGCAGCAAATGGTGTTTTAAAAATTATTTTAGCTTTGAATAAAAAATTTGATCTTAAGGTATTTTTAGAAGCAATAGCTAGTGAATATAAAAACTTTGATTTAAAAATTTTATTAGATTTTATTTTAGAACGCTTATATACTTTTTATGATGTAAATGCTTCTTTTGTTAAAGCAGTGCTTAATTCTAGAACTTATGATATTATTTATATTGATTCTTGTATTAAAGCTTTAATTCAAAGTGCAAGTAAAGTAGATTTTAGTCAAAATTTTGCTACTTTTAAGCGTTTGGCAAATATTGCAATATTGAGTGAAGCTCAGGTTAATGAAAATTTATTTAGCACTCAAGAAGAAAGAGATTTGTATCAAGTATTTATGCAGTGCAAAATAAAAGAAAATAATACCCAAGAGCTTTTAGAAAGTCTTTTTGCACTAAAACCGCAAATTGATGCTTTTTTTGATAAAGTGATGATTAATGATAAAGATGAAAATATCAAAAATAATCGTCAAGCTTTGGTGTGTGCAATTTATTGTGAGTTTCTAAAAATAGCTGATATTAAAGAGCTTAGTTTATGAGAAAAATTCTTTTTTTTCTATGTTTTTTTATTTTTGTTTTAGAAGCTAGAGAAATTGATCTTGTAAAAGGACAAGTGGTTTTTTTAGAATTTGATAAAGATAAATTTTTACAAATTAGTTCAAATTCTAAAAATCTTCCTTCTTTTGAGTATAAAAATAAAATTATTGTTAGTGTAGCTATGCCTTATAAGAATCCTAAAAATAGAAAATTAATAGTTGAGTTTAAAGATAATTCTAAAGAAGAAATTTTAATAAAATTCAGCGAAGGAAGTTATCAAAAAGAATTTTTAAAAGTGAGTGCTTCTAAGGTAAATCCACCTAAAGAAGTTCTTGAGCGTATTAGTAAAGAATACAATCATGCAATTAAAATTTATAATACATACACCAATATTGCGTTGTTTAATGGGGATTTTATATATCCACTAGGGAGTAAAATTACAAGTGATTTTGGAAAAGCAAGATTGTTTAATGATAGCTTAAAAAGCTATCATAGTGGGACTGATTTTAGAGCAGCAACTGGAACAAAAATTTATGCTAGTAATGATGGTATTGTAAGAATTGCTTCAAATCGCTATTATGCAGGAAATTCAGTGGTGATTGATCATGGATATGGAATTTATTCACAATATTATCATTTATCAAAACTAAATGTAAAAGTTGGACAAAAGATAAAAAAAGGCGAGCTTGTAGGTTTGAGTGGTGCTAGTGGTAGGGTTACTGGACCGCATTTGCATTTTGGAATTTTAGTTAATGGTGTGCAAGTTGATCCGCTTGATTTTATAGCTAAATTTAATATTTTATAATGATAGTTTTTAGTGAGTTTTTTCAAAATTGGATTGATGAATATTACTCACAAGCTGTGAGTATTGGTAAAAATGGAGATTTTTATACAGCAGTTAGTGTTGGAAATCTTTTTGGAGTGTTATTAGCTAATCATTTTTTAAAACTTATAGATGATAAAAAACTAACCTTACCTGTTGAAGTTGTAGAAATAGGGGCAAATGAAGGTCATTTGATGCTTGATTTTATACAAGCACTTTACACGCTTAAACCAGGTATTTTAGAGCAGATTGAATGTTGTATTATAGAGCCACATGAAAAATTAAGAAATACGCAAAAAAAACTTTTTATTGAGTATGAATTAGATGTTAAAATCTATAATTCTTTAGAAGAATGTCATTTTAAGAATGCCTTTTTTTATGCTAATGAATTATTTGATTGTTTTGCATGCGAGCTTATAAAAGATAAAATGATGGCATATGTTGATGATGATTTAAACATCGTTTTTAAACCAATGAATGAAAATTTTTTAAACGAATGTAAAAAATATGCTATTGTTAATAGTGAGTTTTGTATCTCTTATAAAGCTTTTTTATCCAAATTAAAACAAGCTTGTGGAAAACTAACTTTTGCA is a genomic window containing:
- a CDS encoding alanine/glycine:cation symporter family protein, whose product is MDLISQFIGFVNNQYYSILVVLLIITGFYYSYLTGFVQFRMLPYVFDILTEKQEKHEKHHITPFQALMISTASRVGIGNIAGIAVAVVLGGPGALFWMWAMAFFGGASAFAESTLAQVYKSRDGKSFKGGPAYYISKALNLKWLGAVFAVILIITYAYGFNGLQSQTMTSAFEFYYKGMVNASEVSFAQSWWPIVIGAILAVFAAYMFFGDHTKIGKVSSVIVPIMAMIYVGLSIIAMFMNFDKIPEVFSMIFKSAFDFEAIFGGFAGSALVIGIKRGLFSNEAGMGSAPNAAASALTTHPAKQGVIQAFSVLIDVIICTSSGFLVLFSLAYANNIGVDGKPILTALPLVQESMKEYYGNLGVHFTTVSIVLFAITSLIGNYYYAQANIKYLTQNPIIINLFKASAVLMIFIGANMDLKFAWDLADTTMAFMATINIISILLLGGIVKKVLKDFSEQKRQGRDPVFSASKLGIKNAECWD
- the glyS gene encoding glycine--tRNA ligase subunit beta, whose amino-acid sequence is MKLLIEIGTEELPAIPLLKELPNISKKWEKILQEYHLKSEFKFFYTPRRLVFIHETFKEKQDDSFVEFIGAPKGIAYKDGKLTQAGLSFLEKSGLKEEELEFKEIKGREVLYCQKQVQGLQSKAVLAQMIESFLKSLSFGKTMRWGDGSFEFIRAIRSLCCILNDELIEFESYGVKSAKSTFVHRSVSYDLMSFENIDEYFKILEQNYIILDQEQRKKLIIEQLKTLEKENDIIIAEDDELLAEVVAITEYPKALLGHFEKEYLEIPSEVIITSMRENQRYFAVFKNNTLSNHFIVVSNAVCEDYSKIINGNERVLRARLSDAMFFWKNDLAQGLNNEKISQMIYLEGLGTLKDKITREQKIAVKLCEVFANSHKDEILKAIEYSKADLSTQMVYEFTNLQGIMGSYYAKAMGMGDEIALAIKEQYLPNGDNSAMPSSEFSSIVALASKLDTLMGLFSVGKIPSGTKDPYALRRAANGVLKIILALNKKFDLKVFLEAIASEYKNFDLKILLDFILERLYTFYDVNASFVKAVLNSRTYDIIYIDSCIKALIQSASKVDFSQNFATFKRLANIAILSEAQVNENLFSTQEERDLYQVFMQCKIKENNTQELLESLFALKPQIDAFFDKVMINDKDENIKNNRQALVCAIYCEFLKIADIKELSL
- a CDS encoding M23 family metallopeptidase codes for the protein MRKILFFLCFFIFVLEAREIDLVKGQVVFLEFDKDKFLQISSNSKNLPSFEYKNKIIVSVAMPYKNPKNRKLIVEFKDNSKEEILIKFSEGSYQKEFLKVSASKVNPPKEVLERISKEYNHAIKIYNTYTNIALFNGDFIYPLGSKITSDFGKARLFNDSLKSYHSGTDFRAATGTKIYASNDGIVRIASNRYYAGNSVVIDHGYGIYSQYYHLSKLNVKVGQKIKKGELVGLSGASGRVTGPHLHFGILVNGVQVDPLDFIAKFNIL
- a CDS encoding SAM-dependent methyltransferase: MVFSEFFQNWIDEYYSQAVSIGKNGDFYTAVSVGNLFGVLLANHFLKLIDDKKLTLPVEVVEIGANEGHLMLDFIQALYTLKPGILEQIECCIIEPHEKLRNTQKKLFIEYELDVKIYNSLEECHFKNAFFYANELFDCFACELIKDKMMAYVDDDLNIVFKPMNENFLNECKKYAIVNSEFCISYKAFLSKLKQACGKLTFACFDYAKKEDKISIRMYKNHQVFDFFEENLKNFYAKSDITYNVNFEHFMQVLKEERFEILEYKNQNQALIDFGLEKIIEQAKNTNPQIYKNFIKQSKNLMFSFGDKFKFLEFKL